In the Insulibacter thermoxylanivorax genome, one interval contains:
- the ribD gene encoding bifunctional diaminohydroxyphosphoribosylaminopyrimidine deaminase/5-amino-6-(5-phosphoribosylamino)uracil reductase RibD: MTNRSLNHRHVLHDEAYMQLALELAAAARGQTDSNPIVGCVIVKDGRIVGLGSHLRRGEAHAEVHALKMAGGEARGSTVYVTLEPCSHRGRTPPCAKQLIEAGVKRIVAACRDPNPLVSGRGLKMLQEHGIETEVGVLEEQALQLNEHFFTYVAKGRPFITLKTASTLDGKVASYTGDSRWITNEEARAYVHTLRHQHQAIMVGIGTVLADDPSLTVRAPVPGVHPIRIIVDSQLRTPLHAKVVQDGLAETIILTTERADKQAAARLEQAGVTVIACGDGKRVDLPLAMQKLAEREIASILLEGGGTLNGAMLAHGLIDKMVLFYAPKIIGGAEAPANFQMTGIEKMADAYRLERVQIETFGDNVGIIGYPVYPRREA, from the coding sequence ATGACGAACCGCAGCTTAAACCATCGCCATGTGCTGCATGATGAGGCGTATATGCAACTCGCTCTGGAACTTGCTGCCGCAGCCCGAGGACAGACGGACAGCAATCCCATCGTCGGCTGCGTCATCGTCAAGGACGGGCGAATCGTGGGACTCGGTTCGCATCTGCGGCGCGGCGAGGCGCATGCGGAGGTCCATGCGCTCAAGATGGCGGGCGGAGAAGCCCGCGGCAGCACCGTCTATGTGACCCTTGAACCTTGCAGCCATCGGGGACGTACGCCGCCCTGTGCCAAGCAGTTGATCGAGGCCGGCGTGAAGCGCATCGTCGCCGCCTGCCGCGATCCGAATCCCCTTGTCTCAGGCCGCGGGCTGAAGATGCTGCAGGAACACGGCATAGAGACAGAAGTCGGCGTCCTTGAAGAGCAGGCGCTGCAGTTGAATGAACATTTCTTTACCTATGTGGCGAAGGGACGCCCTTTCATCACCTTGAAGACGGCATCGACTCTGGACGGCAAGGTCGCTTCTTATACCGGGGACAGCCGCTGGATTACCAATGAAGAAGCCAGAGCTTATGTACACACGCTCCGCCATCAGCACCAAGCGATCATGGTCGGCATCGGAACGGTGCTGGCGGATGACCCAAGTCTCACCGTTCGCGCACCAGTACCCGGTGTTCATCCGATTCGCATCATCGTTGACTCCCAGCTGCGCACGCCGCTCCACGCGAAAGTGGTGCAAGACGGGTTGGCGGAGACGATCATCTTGACGACGGAGCGCGCCGATAAGCAGGCTGCCGCACGCTTGGAGCAAGCCGGTGTGACGGTGATCGCCTGCGGCGACGGCAAGCGGGTCGATCTGCCGCTCGCCATGCAGAAGCTTGCTGAACGTGAGATCGCCTCAATCCTGCTCGAAGGCGGCGGTACGCTGAACGGTGCGATGCTGGCCCACGGCTTGATCGATAAGATGGTGTTGTTCTATGCCCCGAAGATCATCGGCGGTGCGGAGGCGCCGGCGAATTTTCAGATGACGGGAATAGAGAAGATGGCCGATGCGTACCGGCTTGAACGCGTTCAAATCGAGACCTTCGGCGACAATGTCGGGATCATCGGTTATCCCGTATATCCGAGGAGGGAAGCATAG
- the spoIIAB gene encoding anti-sigma F factor — MFRNHMTLSFASKSENEAFARVAVAAFVSQLDPTVEELTDIKTVVSEAVTNAIIHGYDNEDTGLVHIEARIEEDTVYLTIRDDGKGIEDLETARQPLYTSKPELERSGMGFTIMENFMDEVEVESAVGKGTIVRMRKRIESANAILN, encoded by the coding sequence ATGTTCCGCAACCATATGACGTTGTCGTTCGCCAGCAAATCCGAGAATGAAGCCTTCGCCCGCGTGGCCGTCGCCGCCTTCGTCTCGCAGCTCGACCCGACTGTAGAGGAGCTGACGGATATCAAGACCGTTGTCTCTGAAGCCGTGACCAATGCCATCATTCACGGATATGACAACGAGGATACGGGATTGGTGCACATCGAAGCGAGGATCGAAGAGGATACGGTATACCTGACGATCCGTGATGACGGCAAGGGGATCGAGGATTTGGAGACAGCCAGGCAGCCGCTCTACACTTCGAAACCGGAGTTGGAGCGATCGGGGATGGGATTTACGATCATGGAGAATTTTATGGATGAAGTGGAAGTGGAGTCCGCGGTTGGCAAGGGTACGATCGTACGCATGAGAAAAAGAATAGAGTCTGCGAACGCTATTCTAAATTAG
- the lysA gene encoding diaminopimelate decarboxylase yields the protein MYLHGTSRINERGHLEIGGCDTVELARTYGTPLYVMDEALIRERCRAYMDAFRSTGLKFQVAYASKAFCTMAMCRLVAEEGLSLDVVSDGELYTALKAGYPPERIHFHGNNKTPVELEMALDAGIGCFVVDNFTELKMLNAMAGEKGKKAKILLRITPGVAAHTHDYISTGQTDSKFGFDLESGAAYDAAKQAIECEHLELLGLHSHIGSQIFEVEGFRMAVEKAANFAADLRDQLGILLSVVNVGGGFGIRYKEGDTPLPVERYVEAIAGAVKETFSMRDYPLPEVWIEPGRSIVGEAGTTLYTVGTFKEIPGVRKYIAVDGGMTDNPRPALYQSEYEAMLANRANEPAEEIVSIAGKACESGDMLIWDLHLPKARHGDILAVSCTGAYNYSMASNYNRIRRPAVVFVKDGKADLVVQRETYEHLVSLDLIPERMRGTIHA from the coding sequence ATGTATCTGCATGGTACGAGTCGTATTAATGAACGAGGGCATCTGGAGATCGGCGGCTGCGACACCGTTGAGTTGGCACGAACTTACGGCACGCCGCTCTATGTGATGGATGAGGCGTTGATTCGCGAGCGCTGCCGGGCTTATATGGATGCCTTCCGCAGCACCGGATTGAAGTTCCAAGTCGCTTATGCTTCGAAGGCATTCTGCACGATGGCGATGTGCCGGCTGGTTGCTGAAGAAGGGCTGTCGCTGGATGTTGTGTCCGACGGAGAATTGTATACCGCGCTCAAAGCGGGATACCCGCCGGAACGCATCCATTTCCACGGCAACAACAAGACACCGGTGGAGCTGGAGATGGCACTGGACGCGGGGATCGGCTGCTTCGTCGTCGATAATTTCACCGAACTCAAGATGTTGAACGCCATGGCCGGCGAGAAGGGCAAGAAAGCGAAGATCCTGCTTCGGATCACGCCCGGTGTTGCAGCGCATACGCATGACTATATCTCTACAGGACAGACGGATTCCAAATTCGGCTTTGATCTGGAAAGCGGCGCTGCTTATGACGCGGCGAAACAAGCAATCGAGTGTGAACATCTAGAACTGCTGGGGCTGCATTCGCATATCGGATCGCAGATCTTCGAAGTCGAGGGGTTCCGCATGGCCGTGGAGAAAGCAGCGAACTTCGCAGCGGACCTTCGCGATCAGCTGGGGATCCTGCTGTCCGTCGTCAATGTCGGCGGCGGCTTCGGCATCCGTTATAAGGAAGGGGATACGCCGCTGCCGGTCGAACGCTATGTTGAAGCGATTGCCGGCGCGGTGAAGGAGACCTTCTCCATGCGTGATTATCCGCTGCCGGAGGTCTGGATCGAACCCGGCCGCAGCATCGTCGGGGAAGCGGGCACGACCCTATATACCGTCGGCACATTCAAGGAGATTCCCGGCGTGCGCAAGTATATCGCTGTGGACGGCGGGATGACGGACAACCCGCGTCCAGCACTCTATCAATCGGAATATGAAGCGATGCTGGCGAATCGAGCCAATGAACCGGCTGAGGAGATCGTCTCCATCGCGGGCAAAGCCTGTGAGAGCGGGGATATGCTGATCTGGGATCTTCACCTGCCGAAGGCGCGGCACGGCGATATCCTGGCCGTGTCCTGCACAGGTGCTTACAACTATTCCATGGCGAGCAATTACAACCGCATCCGCCGTCCTGCCGTTGTCTTCGTCAAGGACGGTAAGGCTGACCTTGTCGTCCAGCGCGAGACCTATGAACATCTCGTCAGCCTCGACCTCATTCCAGAGCGGATGCGCGGGACCATTCATGCTTAA
- a CDS encoding stage V sporulation protein AA: protein MTSRHTSTLYLRLRKHLSLRPGEPVTLGDAAQMLAEPQLEAELRRLVLAEAPAGEQYILIDMLMIVAAVQERYPDLQIEYYGEPHVLVQWQKESKIRGRHMLFPVVLFLLFVGSGLTIMNFHADVSMLEVHRKLYKMITGVDHPHPLLLQIPYSLGLGAGMLLFFNRVFKKKINEEPDPLEVEMFLYEENVRQYMVRDEYNRLKDPDADERK from the coding sequence GTGACAAGCAGACACACTTCGACCCTCTACTTGCGATTGCGCAAACATCTGAGCCTAAGACCCGGCGAGCCCGTGACCCTCGGCGATGCGGCGCAGATGCTCGCCGAACCGCAGCTCGAAGCAGAACTTCGGCGGCTCGTCCTAGCTGAAGCACCGGCAGGAGAACAATATATCCTGATCGATATGCTGATGATCGTTGCCGCCGTGCAGGAGCGTTATCCGGACCTGCAGATCGAATATTACGGGGAACCCCATGTGCTTGTACAGTGGCAGAAGGAATCCAAGATTCGTGGCCGGCATATGTTGTTCCCCGTTGTTCTGTTCCTGTTGTTCGTGGGCTCAGGGCTGACGATCATGAATTTCCACGCGGATGTGAGCATGCTGGAGGTGCACCGCAAGCTGTATAAGATGATCACCGGCGTGGACCATCCGCATCCGCTGTTGCTGCAGATTCCCTATTCCCTCGGCCTTGGCGCAGGGATGCTGCTATTCTTCAACCGGGTGTTCAAGAAGAAGATCAACGAAGAGCCGGACCCGCTGGAAGTGGAGATGTTCTTATATGAGGAGAATGTACGTCAATACATGGTCCGCGATGAATATAACCGCCTTAAGGATCCGGACGCGGATGAAAGGAAGTAA
- a CDS encoding spore germination protein: MSEYLDYPDERIALKPRETEYTPSDEGSESCDAKDGKERISRNLDENRERLVELMGYEESFDVLFREMTYGENRAAFLHLNAFTNDEILTEIITRLTYLGNDGYGAEGALKPESMQVFLERYIPLVSVTPETNMLKVVDAVLAGNTAFLMDGEDTALLLDVKVFPQRSPDEPSTEKVVRGSKDGFIETLVTNVALIRRRIRDPKLRMEIMSVSERTKTDVCMGYIKDIANPVLVEMIRDRIQDLQVDGVPLADKQLEEGIVGKGWNPFPLVRYTERPDVAASHLLEGHVVVLVDTSPSVMIIPTTFFDHVQHAEEHRQTPFVGTYLRWVRFLGIFVSLFILPLWFLFTLRPELLPEGLGYIGPDEKGQLPLLLQFIFAEVGVDLMRMAAVHTPTPIATAMGLVAAVLIGDIAVHTGLFINEVILYMAIAALGMFATPSYELGLANRMVRLVLLIAVALFEVPGFVVGTALIMLLLITQRTYGVPYFWPFIPFNGPGLMTTLFRRPFLSNKTRPSITKPLQYQKMPRQ; this comes from the coding sequence TTGTCTGAATATCTGGATTATCCCGATGAGCGGATTGCCCTGAAACCGCGGGAGACGGAATATACACCATCTGACGAAGGAAGCGAATCCTGCGATGCCAAGGACGGCAAGGAGCGAATCTCCCGCAATCTTGACGAGAACCGCGAGCGATTAGTAGAGCTCATGGGGTATGAGGAAAGCTTCGACGTGCTGTTCCGTGAGATGACCTACGGAGAGAATCGTGCGGCTTTTCTGCATCTGAACGCCTTTACGAATGATGAGATCCTGACGGAGATCATCACGCGCCTCACCTATCTTGGGAATGATGGTTACGGGGCTGAGGGAGCGCTGAAACCCGAGAGTATGCAGGTTTTCTTGGAGCGCTATATTCCCCTCGTGTCGGTTACGCCGGAGACCAATATGCTGAAAGTGGTCGATGCCGTCCTTGCCGGCAATACGGCCTTCTTGATGGACGGGGAGGATACGGCGCTGCTCCTCGATGTGAAGGTTTTTCCACAGCGCAGTCCCGATGAGCCGTCGACGGAGAAGGTGGTGCGGGGCAGCAAGGACGGCTTCATCGAGACGCTGGTCACCAACGTCGCGCTGATCCGCAGGCGGATCCGCGATCCCAAGCTGCGAATGGAGATCATGTCCGTCAGCGAGCGGACGAAGACCGATGTATGCATGGGCTATATCAAAGACATCGCAAATCCTGTGCTGGTCGAGATGATCCGCGACCGGATCCAAGACTTGCAGGTGGACGGCGTCCCCCTGGCGGACAAGCAGCTGGAAGAAGGCATCGTCGGCAAGGGATGGAATCCCTTTCCCCTCGTGCGTTATACGGAGCGGCCCGATGTGGCGGCTTCCCACCTCTTGGAAGGGCATGTCGTTGTTCTCGTCGATACGAGTCCCAGTGTGATGATCATCCCAACGACATTCTTCGATCATGTTCAGCATGCAGAAGAGCACCGTCAGACTCCCTTCGTCGGCACTTATCTGCGCTGGGTGCGATTCCTTGGCATCTTCGTCTCGCTTTTTATCCTGCCGCTATGGTTCCTATTCACCCTGCGGCCGGAGCTTCTGCCTGAGGGGCTCGGTTATATCGGACCCGATGAGAAGGGGCAGCTTCCGCTCTTGCTGCAATTCATCTTCGCAGAAGTCGGCGTCGATCTGATGCGCATGGCCGCCGTACACACACCGACTCCGATCGCCACGGCGATGGGCTTGGTAGCAGCTGTGCTGATCGGCGATATCGCTGTGCATACGGGGCTGTTTATCAATGAGGTCATCTTATATATGGCGATTGCTGCTTTGGGGATGTTCGCCACCCCAAGCTATGAGTTGGGCTTGGCCAACCGTATGGTGCGCCTGGTACTGCTTATCGCCGTCGCTCTTTTTGAGGTGCCGGGCTTCGTCGTGGGCACCGCGCTGATCATGCTGCTCCTCATCACCCAAAGGACATACGGCGTGCCGTATTTCTGGCCGTTCATCCCTTTCAACGGACCGGGGCTGATGACGACGCTGTTCCGCAGGCCGTTCCTTTCCAATAAGACAAGGCCGAGCATTACGAAACCGCTGCAATATCAGAAGATGCCGCGTCAATAG
- a CDS encoding HD domain-containing protein codes for MKDARLEQQIRFLLEIDQLKQVERRSYLADGSRRENSAEHSWHLAMMAVLLCEHLDDPGIDLLRVMKMLLIHDLVEIDAGDTYAYDPQGQEDKYDRELACANRLFRLLPEEQRDELMALWQEFEEGISPEAKYAAALDRLQPMLLNYAAQGRSWREHGIHSRQVLARQEAIAEVSQKLGDYSRGLIQDAVAKGYLKAQG; via the coding sequence ATGAAGGATGCAAGACTCGAGCAGCAGATCCGCTTCCTCCTGGAGATCGATCAGCTCAAACAAGTCGAGCGCAGATCCTATCTGGCTGATGGCAGCCGCCGTGAGAACAGCGCGGAACATTCCTGGCATCTGGCGATGATGGCGGTGCTCCTATGTGAACATCTCGATGATCCCGGGATTGATCTTCTGAGAGTGATGAAGATGCTGCTGATCCATGACCTGGTAGAGATCGATGCGGGGGATACCTATGCTTATGATCCGCAAGGCCAAGAGGATAAGTACGATCGCGAACTCGCCTGCGCCAACCGGCTCTTCCGTCTCTTGCCGGAGGAGCAGCGGGATGAGTTGATGGCCTTGTGGCAGGAATTCGAGGAAGGTATTTCGCCGGAGGCGAAGTACGCCGCAGCGTTGGACCGTCTGCAGCCGATGCTGCTGAATTACGCGGCACAGGGCAGATCTTGGCGGGAACATGGGATCCATAGCCGGCAGGTGTTGGCGCGACAAGAAGCGATCGCGGAGGTTTCTCAGAAGCTGGGGGATTACAGCCGCGGTCTGATCCAAGATGCAGTTGCTAAGGGCTATTTGAAGGCGCAGGGTTGA
- a CDS encoding stage V sporulation protein AB, protein MTAASVTSIILVILLGFAGGLAVGGGFVAFIVVLDIIPRLAQITCSRDRIAWLEAAVVSGVIFWTTADFNDWSWSGHLLGTAVIGLFAGIFVGMLAAALTEVLNVLPILAKRLQLFDDLRWLLLAMVLGKVCGSLFDWLVYPYI, encoded by the coding sequence ATGACGGCGGCTTCCGTAACCAGCATCATCCTCGTCATCCTGCTCGGCTTTGCCGGGGGGCTGGCCGTCGGCGGCGGGTTCGTCGCTTTCATCGTCGTCCTCGATATCATCCCCAGGCTGGCGCAGATCACCTGCTCCAGGGACCGCATCGCCTGGCTGGAAGCGGCTGTTGTCAGCGGGGTGATCTTCTGGACGACGGCGGATTTTAATGACTGGAGCTGGTCAGGGCATCTACTCGGCACGGCAGTGATCGGCCTGTTCGCGGGCATCTTCGTCGGCATGCTGGCAGCTGCGCTTACGGAGGTGCTGAACGTGCTGCCCATCCTGGCGAAGCGATTGCAATTATTTGATGATCTAAGATGGCTGCTGCTGGCGATGGTGCTGGGCAAAGTATGCGGTTCGCTCTTCGATTGGCTAGTTTATCCTTATATATGA
- a CDS encoding peptidylprolyl isomerase, translated as MKKGKITLEKGGEILLEFFPDEAPNTVANFEKLANSGFYNGLTFHRVIPGFVAQGGCPIGNGTGGAGYTIKCEVDTNVSKHERGTLAMAHAGRDTGSSQFYICYQPQPHLDGHHTVFGRVVKGMEHVDALRPGDKMAEVKVWDEE; from the coding sequence ATGAAAAAGGGCAAAATAACATTGGAAAAGGGCGGGGAGATCCTTCTTGAATTTTTCCCGGATGAGGCGCCGAATACCGTAGCAAACTTCGAGAAATTAGCAAACTCCGGCTTCTATAACGGGCTGACTTTTCACCGTGTTATCCCCGGCTTCGTCGCCCAGGGCGGCTGCCCGATCGGTAACGGCACAGGCGGAGCGGGGTATACGATCAAGTGTGAAGTCGACACCAACGTGAGCAAGCACGAGCGGGGGACGTTGGCGATGGCGCATGCCGGGAGAGACACGGGAAGCAGCCAGTTCTATATCTGCTATCAGCCGCAGCCGCATCTGGACGGTCATCATACGGTTTTTGGCAGAGTGGTTAAGGGGATGGAGCATGTGGATGCCCTTCGTCCCGGGGATAAGATGGCAGAAGTCAAAGTCTGGGACGAGGAATAA
- the spoIIAA gene encoding anti-sigma F factor antagonist produces MSLQIDVEHANSALIVRLTGELDHHSAHTVKATLEEAIEQGNIDHIILSLRDLSFMDSSGLGVILGRYKQITNRGGKMVVCDVNQAVYRLFELSGLFKILQIEDDERSALTSLGVVS; encoded by the coding sequence GTGAGCTTGCAGATCGATGTTGAGCATGCGAACAGTGCGCTGATTGTCCGTTTGACGGGCGAGCTGGACCATCATTCAGCACATACGGTGAAAGCGACGCTGGAGGAAGCGATCGAGCAGGGCAATATCGACCATATCATCTTAAGCTTGAGGGACCTGTCCTTCATGGACAGCTCGGGCTTGGGCGTGATCCTGGGCAGGTACAAGCAGATTACGAACAGAGGCGGCAAGATGGTCGTCTGCGATGTCAATCAAGCCGTCTACCGTTTGTTTGAGCTGTCCGGCCTGTTCAAGATTCTGCAGATCGAGGACGACGAACGAAGCGCCTTGACGAGTCTGGGGGTTGTGTCCTGA
- the sigF gene encoding RNA polymerase sporulation sigma factor SigF: MDVDMKGSNHTYLDDTEVKRLIALSQAGDTLARDTLVNCNIRLVWSVVQRFLNRGYEPEDLFQIGCIGLLKSVDKFDLSYDVKFSTYAVPMIIGEIQRFLRDDGTLKVSRSLKEQANKVRKTKDELSKTLGRLPTIKEIADELEITPEDVVLAQEANKPPASIHETVFENDGDPITLMDQISDDSDERWFDKLALNEAINTLSERERLIVYLRYFRDQTQSEVASRLGISQVQVSRLEKKILKTIKDQIAQ, encoded by the coding sequence ATGGATGTCGATATGAAGGGGTCGAACCATACGTACCTCGATGACACGGAAGTGAAGCGTCTGATCGCGCTGAGCCAAGCCGGTGATACGCTGGCGAGGGATACGCTTGTAAACTGCAACATTCGACTGGTATGGTCCGTCGTCCAGCGTTTTCTAAATCGCGGATATGAACCGGAGGATCTGTTCCAGATCGGCTGCATCGGGCTTCTGAAGTCGGTGGACAAATTCGATCTCTCCTATGACGTCAAGTTTTCAACTTATGCTGTGCCGATGATCATCGGCGAGATTCAGCGTTTCCTCAGGGATGACGGGACGCTGAAGGTGAGCCGATCGCTGAAGGAACAAGCGAACAAAGTGCGGAAGACGAAGGATGAATTGTCCAAGACGCTGGGCAGGCTGCCGACGATCAAGGAGATCGCCGATGAGCTGGAGATTACCCCTGAAGATGTCGTCCTCGCTCAGGAGGCGAACAAACCTCCCGCATCGATTCATGAGACGGTCTTCGAGAACGACGGCGATCCCATCACGCTGATGGATCAGATCTCGGATGATTCGGATGAGCGTTGGTTTGACAAGCTGGCCTTGAATGAAGCGATTAACACCTTGAGCGAGCGGGAGAGGCTGATCGTCTATCTGCGCTATTTCCGCGATCAGACGCAGTCGGAAGTCGCCAGCCGGCTGGGCATCTCACAGGTGCAGGTCTCACGCCTTGAGAAAAAAATATTAAAAACCATTAAAGACCAGATTGCTCAATGA